From the Serratia nematodiphila DZ0503SBS1 genome, one window contains:
- the grxB gene encoding glutaredoxin 2 yields MKLFIYDHCPFCVKARMIFGLKRLPIRLVTLLNDDETTPFNLIGQKMVPILVKDNGEAMPESLDIVRYVDNLDGKPVLTGRTNPAIAEWLQRVGGYSAKLLLPRIAHADFEEFATDSARRYFIDKKQASIGDFAEHLANSADLIAQLEADLQTLSPLIVSAEAVNGELSEDDIHLFPLLRSLSIVAGVALPENVETYRNRMAQRCEVPLLLDMEQ; encoded by the coding sequence ATGAAACTGTTCATTTACGATCATTGCCCATTCTGCGTTAAAGCCCGCATGATTTTTGGCCTGAAACGTCTGCCGATTCGTCTGGTCACGTTGCTCAACGACGATGAGACGACTCCGTTCAACCTGATCGGCCAAAAAATGGTGCCTATCCTGGTCAAAGACAACGGCGAAGCGATGCCGGAAAGCCTGGATATCGTGCGCTATGTCGATAACCTGGACGGCAAGCCGGTGCTGACCGGCCGCACCAACCCGGCCATTGCCGAGTGGCTGCAGCGGGTCGGCGGGTACAGCGCAAAATTGCTGTTGCCGCGTATTGCGCATGCCGATTTCGAAGAGTTCGCCACCGACAGCGCCCGCCGTTATTTTATCGATAAAAAGCAGGCGTCAATCGGTGATTTCGCCGAGCATCTCGCCAACAGCGCCGATCTGATCGCCCAGCTGGAGGCCGATCTGCAAACCCTGTCACCGCTGATCGTCTCCGCCGAAGCGGTAAACGGCGAGCTGTCCGAGGACGATATCCACCTGTTCCCGCTGCTGCGCTCGTTGTCGATCGTCGCCGGGGTCGCGCTGCCGGAGAACGTGGAAACCTACCGCAACCGCATGGCGCAGCGCTGCGAGGTGCCGTTGCTGCTGGACATGGAACAATAA
- the mdtH gene encoding multidrug efflux MFS transporter MdtH, whose protein sequence is MSLVSQARSLGKYFLLLDNLLVVLGFFVVFPLISIRFVDQLGWAALIVGIALGLRQLLQQGLGIFGGAIADRFGAKPMIVTGMLLRAAGFATMAMADAPWILWFSCALSALGGTLFDPPRTALVIKLTRPHERGRFFSLLMMQDSAGAVVGALIGSWLLQYDFHFVCWVGAAIFVLAAGWNAWLLPAYRISTVRVPMKEGMLRVVRDRRFLTYVLTLTGYYMLAVQVMLMLPIVVNEIAGSPAAVKWMYAIEAALSLSLLYPLARWGEKHFRLEQRLMAGLLLMTLSLLPIGLASSLQGVFTLICCFYLGSIIAEPARETLSASLADPRARGSYMGFSRLGLALGGALGYTGGGWMYDTGRTMNMPELPWLLLGAVGFATLLALYWQFSPRRSASMMLRGG, encoded by the coding sequence ATGTCTCTGGTATCGCAAGCGCGCAGCTTGGGTAAATATTTTCTGTTGCTCGACAACCTGCTGGTGGTTTTAGGCTTCTTTGTCGTGTTCCCGCTTATTTCGATCCGCTTCGTCGATCAATTGGGATGGGCGGCGTTGATCGTCGGCATCGCGCTGGGTTTGCGTCAGCTGCTGCAACAAGGGCTCGGCATCTTTGGCGGCGCCATCGCCGATCGCTTCGGTGCCAAGCCGATGATCGTCACCGGCATGCTGCTGCGCGCCGCCGGTTTCGCCACCATGGCGATGGCCGATGCGCCGTGGATCCTGTGGTTCTCCTGCGCGCTGTCCGCCCTCGGCGGCACGCTGTTCGATCCGCCGCGCACCGCTTTGGTGATTAAACTGACCCGTCCGCACGAACGCGGCCGCTTTTTCTCGCTGCTGATGATGCAGGACAGCGCCGGTGCGGTCGTCGGCGCGCTGATCGGCAGTTGGCTGCTGCAGTACGATTTCCACTTTGTCTGCTGGGTCGGGGCGGCGATCTTCGTGCTGGCCGCCGGCTGGAACGCCTGGCTACTGCCGGCTTACCGCATCTCCACCGTGCGCGTGCCGATGAAAGAAGGCATGTTGCGGGTCGTGCGCGATCGCCGCTTCCTCACCTATGTCCTGACGCTGACCGGCTACTATATGCTGGCGGTACAGGTGATGCTGATGCTGCCGATCGTGGTCAATGAAATCGCCGGCTCACCGGCGGCGGTGAAATGGATGTACGCGATCGAAGCGGCGCTGTCGCTGTCGCTGCTCTATCCGCTGGCGCGTTGGGGTGAAAAACATTTTCGGCTTGAACAACGCCTGATGGCGGGCCTGCTGCTGATGACGCTCAGCCTGCTGCCGATCGGCCTCGCCAGCAGCCTGCAAGGCGTGTTCACGCTGATCTGCTGTTTCTACCTGGGTTCGATCATCGCCGAACCGGCGCGCGAAACGCTGAGCGCTTCGCTGGCCGATCCACGTGCGCGTGGCAGCTATATGGGCTTTAGCCGCCTTGGTCTGGCGCTGGGTGGCGCGTTAGGTTACACCGGCGGCGGCTGGATGTACGATACCGGACGCACGATGAACATGCCGGAGCTACCCTGGTTGCTGCTTGGGGCAGTGGGCTTCGCTACGTTGCTGGCGCTGTACTGGCAGTTCAGCCCGCGGCGCAGTGCATCGATGATGCTGCGCGGCGGTTAA
- the rimJ gene encoding ribosomal protein S5-alanine N-acetyltransferase yields MFGYRSASPKVRLTTDRMVVRLVHERDAYRLADYYAENRAFLKPWEPVRDESHCYPSGWQARLGMIAEMQKQGSAYYFILLDPEEQEVRGVANFSNVLRGSFHACFLGYSLGEKWQGQGLMFEALQSAIRYMLRQQRMHRIMANYMPHNQRSGALLTRLGFEREGYAKDYLLIDGQWQDHVLTAYTNKEWLPPR; encoded by the coding sequence ATGTTCGGCTACCGCTCTGCATCGCCAAAAGTACGCCTTACTACCGACCGGATGGTGGTCCGTTTAGTGCATGAACGGGATGCCTATCGTCTGGCGGATTATTATGCCGAGAACCGAGCCTTTCTCAAACCCTGGGAGCCGGTACGCGACGAAAGCCATTGTTATCCTTCCGGCTGGCAGGCGCGTCTGGGCATGATCGCTGAAATGCAAAAGCAGGGCAGCGCCTACTATTTTATCCTGCTCGATCCAGAAGAGCAGGAAGTGCGCGGCGTGGCGAACTTCAGCAACGTGCTGCGCGGTTCGTTTCACGCCTGTTTCCTCGGTTATTCGCTGGGGGAGAAATGGCAGGGGCAGGGGCTGATGTTCGAAGCCTTGCAGTCCGCCATCCGCTATATGCTGCGCCAACAGCGCATGCACCGCATCATGGCCAACTATATGCCGCACAACCAGCGCAGCGGCGCATTGCTGACGCGTCTGGGATTCGAACGCGAAGGTTACGCCAAGGATTACCTGCTGATCGACGGCCAGTGGCAAGACCACGTTTTGACGGCATACACCAATAAAGAGTGGCTACCCCCACGTTGA
- a CDS encoding YceH family protein — MKYELNAKEARVIGCLLEKQVTTPDQYPLSLNAITLACNQKTNREPVMDLSESEVQQLLDLLLRKHFLRTLSGFGNRVVKYEQRFCNSEFGQLKLSPAELAVIATLLLRGAQTPGELRTRTNRMHEFSDVSEVEQVLQQLATREDGPFVVRLAREPGKRESRFMHLFSGQIDEAPPAAFESEDDGELSARVSALESEVAELKRQLQHLLVRDAND, encoded by the coding sequence ATGAAATATGAATTGAACGCCAAAGAGGCCCGGGTCATCGGCTGCCTGTTGGAAAAACAGGTGACGACGCCGGACCAATACCCGCTTTCGCTGAATGCCATTACGCTGGCATGCAACCAAAAGACCAACCGTGAACCGGTGATGGATCTGAGCGAAAGCGAGGTGCAGCAGCTGCTCGATCTGTTGCTGCGCAAACATTTCCTGCGCACCCTCAGCGGATTCGGCAACCGGGTAGTGAAGTACGAGCAGCGGTTTTGCAATTCCGAATTTGGCCAGCTGAAACTTTCGCCCGCCGAACTGGCGGTGATTGCCACCTTACTGCTGCGCGGCGCGCAAACGCCCGGCGAGCTGCGCACCCGTACCAATCGGATGCACGAGTTCAGTGATGTCAGCGAGGTCGAACAGGTGTTGCAACAGCTGGCCACGCGAGAAGATGGCCCGTTCGTGGTGCGCCTGGCGCGTGAGCCGGGCAAGCGCGAAAGCCGATTCATGCATCTGTTCAGCGGCCAGATTGATGAAGCGCCGCCGGCGGCGTTCGAATCCGAGGACGACGGCGAACTGAGCGCCAGGGTTAGCGCATTGGAAAGCGAAGTGGCGGAACTGAAACGGCAGTTGCAACACCTGTTGGTGAGGGATGCGAATGACTAA
- a CDS encoding Gfo/Idh/MocA family protein, with product MTKLRVGVVGLGSIAQKAYLPILGQAADWSLVGGFSPNQQKAQPLCDSYRMACFSRLDSLAEQCDAVFVHSSTASHFSVIGELLNRGVHVYVDKPLAETLEQGEQLLELAERRGKTLMVGFNRRFAPLYRQLKQQMNQPASIRMDKHRADSVGPHDLRFTLLDDYLHVVDTALWLAGGGEQLLSGSVRTNAAGEMLYAEHHFACGDTQVTTSMHRRGGSQRESVQAVTDGALYQLTDMRHWLREDAQGELEQPVPGWQSTLVQRGFDGAVRHFLDAVANQSAPETGGEQALLAQRVVERLLRDNSM from the coding sequence ATGACTAAATTGCGTGTAGGCGTGGTGGGATTGGGCAGTATCGCGCAGAAGGCTTACCTGCCAATCCTCGGCCAGGCGGCGGATTGGTCGCTGGTGGGCGGTTTTTCGCCCAATCAGCAAAAAGCGCAGCCGCTGTGCGATAGCTACCGCATGGCCTGTTTCTCCCGGCTGGACAGCCTGGCCGAACAGTGCGACGCGGTCTTTGTTCACAGCAGCACCGCCAGCCATTTTTCGGTAATAGGCGAGCTGCTGAACCGCGGCGTACACGTTTACGTCGATAAACCGCTGGCGGAGACGCTGGAGCAGGGCGAGCAGTTGCTTGAGCTGGCCGAGCGGCGAGGCAAAACGCTGATGGTGGGGTTCAACCGGCGTTTCGCGCCGCTTTACCGGCAGCTCAAGCAGCAAATGAACCAGCCGGCCTCCATTCGCATGGATAAACATCGGGCGGACAGCGTCGGCCCGCACGATCTGCGTTTTACCCTGTTGGATGATTACCTGCATGTGGTGGACACGGCGCTGTGGCTGGCGGGCGGCGGCGAGCAACTGCTGAGCGGCAGCGTGCGCACCAACGCCGCAGGCGAAATGCTGTACGCCGAGCATCACTTCGCCTGCGGCGATACGCAGGTGACGACCAGCATGCATCGCCGCGGCGGCAGCCAGCGCGAAAGCGTGCAGGCGGTGACAGACGGCGCGCTGTATCAGTTGACCGATATGCGCCACTGGCTGCGTGAAGATGCGCAGGGCGAGTTGGAACAACCGGTGCCTGGCTGGCAAAGCACGCTGGTGCAACGCGGCTTCGACGGTGCGGTGCGGCATTTCCTTGATGCCGTCGCCAATCAGAGCGCGCCAGAAACCGGCGGCGAACAGGCGCTGCTTGCCCAGCGGGTGGTCGAGCGTTTGCTGCGGGATAACTCTATGTAA
- the murJ gene encoding murein biosynthesis integral membrane protein MurJ — MNLLKSLAAVSSMTMFSRVLGFARDAIVARVFGAGMATDAFFVAFKLPNLLRRIFAEGAFSQAFVPILAEYKSQQGDEATRTFIAYVSGLLTLVLAVVTVLGMLAAPWVIYLTAPGFTDTPDKFALTSALLRITFPYILLISLASLVGAILNTWNRFSIPAFAPTLLNVSMIGFALFAAPYFHPPVLALAWAVVVGGVLQLGYQLPHLRKIGMLVLPRIKLGDAGVWRVMRQMGPAILGVSVSQISLIINTIFASFLVSGSVSWMYYADRLMEFPSGVLGVALGTILLPSLAKSFSSGNHDEYSRLMDWGLRLCFLLALPSAIALGILAKPLTVSLFQYGKFSAFDAAMTQRALVAYSVGLMGLIVVKVLAPGFYSRQNIKTPVKIAIITLIMTQVMNLAFIGPLKHAGLALSIGLAACLNASLLYWQLRKQKIFQPQPGWALFLTKLVIAVLAMSAVLIGVMWLMPAWDQGNMLERLLRLAAVVVAGVVAYFGVLAGLGFRPRDFARRVA; from the coding sequence ATGAACCTACTCAAATCCTTGGCTGCCGTCAGCTCGATGACGATGTTTTCGCGGGTGTTGGGCTTTGCCCGCGATGCGATCGTCGCGCGGGTGTTCGGGGCCGGCATGGCAACGGACGCCTTCTTCGTGGCGTTCAAACTCCCGAATCTGTTACGCCGTATCTTTGCCGAAGGGGCATTTTCGCAGGCCTTCGTGCCGATCCTGGCCGAATACAAAAGCCAGCAGGGCGACGAGGCGACACGCACTTTTATCGCCTATGTCTCCGGGCTGCTGACGCTGGTGCTGGCGGTGGTGACGGTGCTGGGGATGTTGGCCGCGCCCTGGGTTATCTATCTCACCGCGCCGGGCTTTACCGATACGCCCGACAAGTTTGCCCTGACGTCGGCGCTGCTGCGCATCACATTTCCCTATATTCTGTTGATCTCGCTGGCGTCGCTGGTGGGGGCGATCCTCAATACCTGGAACCGCTTCTCGATCCCGGCCTTTGCGCCAACGCTGCTTAACGTCAGCATGATTGGCTTCGCGCTGTTCGCCGCGCCGTATTTCCACCCGCCGGTGCTGGCGCTGGCGTGGGCGGTGGTAGTGGGCGGCGTGCTGCAACTGGGTTACCAGCTGCCGCACCTGCGCAAGATCGGCATGCTGGTGCTGCCGCGCATCAAATTGGGCGATGCCGGAGTCTGGCGGGTAATGCGTCAGATGGGGCCGGCGATCCTTGGGGTGTCGGTCAGCCAAATCTCGCTGATCATCAATACTATCTTCGCATCGTTCCTGGTATCCGGCTCGGTGTCCTGGATGTACTACGCCGACCGCCTGATGGAATTTCCTTCCGGCGTGTTGGGCGTGGCATTGGGCACCATCCTGCTGCCGTCGCTGGCCAAAAGCTTCTCGAGCGGCAACCACGATGAGTATTCGCGCCTGATGGATTGGGGGCTGCGCCTGTGCTTCCTGCTGGCGCTGCCGAGCGCCATCGCGCTGGGCATTTTGGCCAAACCGTTGACCGTCTCGCTGTTCCAGTACGGCAAGTTCAGCGCCTTTGACGCGGCGATGACGCAACGCGCGCTGGTGGCTTACTCGGTGGGGCTGATGGGGCTGATCGTGGTTAAAGTGCTGGCGCCGGGCTTCTATTCGCGGCAGAACATCAAAACGCCGGTCAAGATCGCTATCATCACGCTGATCATGACGCAGGTGATGAACCTGGCGTTTATTGGTCCGCTGAAGCATGCCGGCCTGGCGTTGTCGATCGGCTTGGCGGCTTGCCTGAACGCCTCGCTGCTGTATTGGCAGCTGCGCAAGCAGAAGATCTTCCAGCCACAGCCGGGTTGGGCGCTGTTCCTCACTAAGCTGGTGATCGCCGTGCTGGCGATGTCGGCGGTGCTGATTGGCGTGATGTGGCTGATGCCGGCCTGGGATCAGGGCAATATGCTGGAACGTTTGCTGCGTTTGGCGGCGGTGGTGGTGGCCGGTGTCGTGGCCTACTTTGGCGTGCTGGCCGGGTTGGGCTTCCGCCCGCGTGATTTTGCGCGCCGCGTCGCCTGA
- the argS gene encoding arginine--tRNA ligase, with amino-acid sequence MNIQVLLSDKVSQALIAAGAPADCEAQVRPSAKAQFGDYQANGVMSVAKKLGMPPRQLAEKVVQLLDLGDVAGKVEIAGPGFINIFLNSDWVARQADQVLNAPKLGIAPVEPQTIVIDYSAPNVAKEMHVGHLRSTIIGDAAARTQEFLGHKVIRANHVGDWGTQFGMLIAYLEKMQNENASDMGLSDLEQFYREAKKHYDEDAEFAERARAYVVKLQGGDQYCLKMWRKLVDITMAQNQLTYNRLNVTLTEDDVMGESLYNAMLPGIVADLKAKGLAVESEGATVVFLDEYQNKDGDPMGVIIQKKDGGYLYTTTDIACAKYRYETLGANRVLYYIDSRQHQHLMQAWTIVRKAGYVPESVSLEHHMFGMMLGKDGKPFKTRSGGTVKLSDLLDEAIERAEQLIAGKNPDMPQDEMKTVARVVGIGAVKYADLSKSRTTDYVFDWDNMLAFEGNTAPYMQYAYTRVASVFKRAGIDESSLTLPLTLTEEREIALATRLLQFEEVLTTVAREGTPHVMCSYLYDLAGLFSGFYEHCQILNADSEETRQSRLKLALLTAKTLKTGLDTLGIETVERM; translated from the coding sequence GTGAATATTCAGGTTCTTCTTTCAGATAAAGTCAGCCAGGCGCTGATCGCCGCTGGCGCGCCAGCCGATTGCGAAGCGCAGGTCCGCCCTTCCGCCAAGGCGCAGTTTGGTGATTACCAGGCCAACGGCGTGATGTCAGTCGCCAAAAAGCTGGGCATGCCGCCCCGTCAGCTGGCGGAAAAAGTGGTGCAACTGCTGGATCTCGGCGACGTCGCCGGTAAAGTGGAAATCGCCGGTCCCGGCTTTATCAACATTTTCCTGAACAGCGATTGGGTCGCCCGCCAGGCCGATCAGGTGCTGAACGCACCGAAGCTGGGCATTGCGCCGGTTGAGCCCCAAACCATCGTTATCGACTACTCCGCACCGAACGTGGCGAAAGAGATGCACGTCGGCCACCTGCGCTCCACCATCATCGGCGACGCCGCGGCGCGTACCCAGGAGTTTTTGGGCCATAAAGTGATTCGCGCCAACCATGTCGGTGACTGGGGCACTCAGTTCGGCATGTTGATTGCCTACCTGGAAAAAATGCAGAACGAAAACGCCAGCGATATGGGCCTGTCCGATTTGGAACAGTTCTATCGCGAAGCCAAAAAACACTACGACGAAGACGCCGAGTTCGCCGAGCGTGCGCGCGCTTACGTCGTGAAGCTGCAGGGCGGCGATCAGTACTGCCTGAAAATGTGGCGCAAGCTGGTCGACATCACCATGGCGCAAAACCAGCTGACCTATAACCGCCTGAACGTCACGCTGACCGAAGACGACGTGATGGGCGAAAGCCTGTATAACGCGATGCTGCCGGGCATCGTCGCCGATCTGAAAGCCAAAGGGCTGGCGGTGGAAAGCGAAGGCGCCACCGTGGTGTTCCTCGACGAATACCAGAACAAGGACGGCGACCCGATGGGCGTCATCATCCAGAAAAAGGATGGCGGCTACCTCTACACCACCACCGATATCGCCTGCGCCAAGTATCGCTACGAAACTCTGGGCGCCAACCGCGTTCTGTATTACATCGACTCCCGTCAGCATCAGCACCTGATGCAGGCCTGGACCATCGTGCGCAAGGCCGGTTATGTGCCGGAGTCCGTCTCGCTGGAACACCACATGTTCGGCATGATGCTGGGCAAAGACGGCAAGCCGTTCAAAACCCGCTCGGGCGGCACGGTGAAGCTCTCCGATCTGCTGGATGAAGCCATCGAACGCGCCGAACAGCTGATCGCCGGCAAAAACCCGGATATGCCGCAAGACGAAATGAAGACCGTGGCCCGCGTGGTCGGCATCGGCGCGGTGAAATACGCCGATCTGTCGAAAAGCCGCACCACCGACTATGTCTTCGACTGGGACAACATGCTGGCCTTCGAGGGCAATACCGCGCCTTATATGCAATACGCCTATACCCGTGTGGCATCGGTATTCAAGCGCGCCGGGATCGACGAAAGCAGCCTGACACTGCCGCTGACGCTGACCGAAGAGCGTGAAATTGCGCTGGCTACCCGCCTGCTGCAGTTCGAAGAGGTGCTCACCACCGTCGCACGTGAAGGCACGCCTCACGTCATGTGCAGCTACCTGTATGATCTGGCCGGCTTGTTCTCCGGCTTCTACGAGCACTGCCAGATCCTGAACGCCGACAGCGAAGAAACCCGTCAGAGCCGCCTGAAGCTGGCGCTGCTGACCGCTAAAACGCTGAAAACCGGCCTGGATACGCTGGGTATCGAAACCGTCGAACGTATGTAA
- a CDS encoding VOC family protein — translation MTTPLQAIAELDDLKLDLPRFEQALHQFAAKLRLDLAAFTADHISLRCHQNATAERWRQGLMQCGTLLSESMINGRPICLFDLSQPLAVGPWRIDCIELPYPGEKCYPHEGWEHVELVLSGDPQTLYARALSHLADEALLAPGIKLKQSSPKGEGERLPNPTLAITDGTVTIKFHPYSIRDIVASEQG, via the coding sequence ATGACCACTCCCTTGCAGGCCATTGCCGAGCTTGACGATCTGAAGCTCGATTTGCCGCGTTTCGAGCAGGCGCTGCATCAATTTGCCGCCAAATTGCGGCTTGATCTGGCCGCGTTCACCGCCGATCACATCTCCCTGCGCTGTCACCAGAATGCCACCGCCGAACGTTGGCGCCAGGGGCTGATGCAGTGCGGGACACTGCTATCCGAATCGATGATCAACGGGCGGCCTATCTGTCTGTTCGATTTGTCTCAGCCGCTGGCCGTAGGGCCGTGGCGGATAGACTGCATCGAGCTGCCGTATCCTGGGGAGAAATGCTATCCGCACGAAGGCTGGGAACACGTCGAATTAGTGCTCAGTGGTGATCCTCAGACGCTGTACGCTCGGGCGTTGAGCCACCTTGCCGATGAGGCATTGTTGGCGCCGGGGATCAAGCTGAAGCAAAGCTCGCCAAAAGGCGAGGGCGAGCGGCTACCGAACCCGACGCTGGCCATCACCGACGGAACGGTCACGATCAAGTTTCATCCGTATTCCATTCGAGACATCGTCGCCAGCGAACAAGGTTAG
- a CDS encoding MalY/PatB family protein — protein sequence MAFNFDQWVDRSHSDSVKWDKYRGSDIIPLWVADSDFTSPPAVIEALQRRVAHGVFGYTHQSPDLIEVFIRRMVERYDWHIKPEWIIFLPGLVCGLNLCVRACTEEHQSTLAPSLIYPPFRKAAKFAGRKHLPVSLTAVNQRWGLDFSSTHDQLNGNEKLLLLCNPQNPGGTVYRREELLQHHQFAREHDLIVCSDEIHCELLLEPGARHIPFATLNEDAAQRSVTLMSPSKTFNLAGLGASMAIVPNEALRQKLKRARSGIVPEVNLLALVAAQAAYQYGQPWLDEQLIYLRANRDRLTKRINAMPGLTLLPVEATYLAWIDCSALPVDNPHQFFERAGVGLSAGLDFGDRRFVRLNFGCRWALLDEALDRMARACAALPG from the coding sequence AGCGATTTCACCTCACCGCCGGCGGTGATCGAAGCCTTGCAGCGCCGCGTAGCACACGGCGTATTCGGCTACACCCACCAATCCCCTGATCTTATTGAGGTTTTTATCCGCCGCATGGTAGAGCGCTACGATTGGCACATCAAGCCTGAATGGATCATTTTCCTGCCTGGCCTGGTGTGTGGCCTGAACCTGTGCGTGCGGGCCTGCACCGAAGAACATCAGAGCACGCTGGCCCCCTCGCTCATTTATCCGCCGTTTCGCAAAGCGGCCAAATTCGCCGGGCGTAAACACCTTCCGGTATCGCTAACAGCGGTCAACCAACGTTGGGGACTGGATTTTTCCTCGACGCATGATCAGCTCAACGGCAACGAAAAACTCCTGTTGCTGTGCAACCCGCAGAACCCCGGTGGCACCGTGTATCGCCGAGAGGAGTTGTTGCAGCACCATCAGTTCGCTCGCGAACACGATTTAATCGTCTGTTCGGATGAAATCCACTGCGAACTGCTGCTTGAGCCCGGCGCGCGGCATATCCCCTTCGCCACCCTGAATGAAGACGCGGCCCAACGCAGCGTGACGCTGATGTCACCGTCAAAGACGTTTAATCTCGCCGGGCTCGGCGCCTCAATGGCGATCGTTCCCAACGAAGCATTGCGACAAAAGCTGAAACGCGCGCGCAGCGGCATCGTGCCGGAGGTCAATCTGTTGGCGCTGGTGGCGGCGCAGGCGGCTTATCAATACGGACAACCCTGGCTGGATGAGCAGTTGATTTATCTGCGCGCCAATCGCGATCGTCTGACAAAGCGTATCAACGCCATGCCGGGATTGACGTTGCTGCCCGTCGAGGCCACCTACCTGGCCTGGATAGACTGCAGCGCGCTGCCGGTAGATAACCCGCATCAGTTCTTCGAACGTGCGGGCGTTGGGTTAAGCGCCGGCTTGGACTTCGGCGATCGGCGCTTTGTACGGCTTAATTTTGGTTGCCGATGGGCCCTGCTCGATGAAGCGCTCGATCGCATGGCGCGAGCCTGTGCGGCGCTGCCTGGCTAA